A genomic segment from Candidatus Omnitrophota bacterium encodes:
- a CDS encoding pyridoxamine 5'-phosphate oxidase family protein → MKIPKKVKDIFNNEPVHQLATSSKNGVPNVCNAGAKYLLDDETIIIVDNYMNKTLANILENPLVAILVRSGKESYQIKGRCSYLNSGPLYEDARKWMKSMGEKYPAKGALKIEIEEIFDANSGSGAGEKIE, encoded by the coding sequence ATGAAAATACCTAAGAAAGTAAAAGATATTTTTAATAACGAGCCGGTTCATCAGCTTGCTACATCGTCAAAAAACGGTGTTCCTAATGTTTGCAATGCGGGAGCGAAATATCTTCTGGATGACGAAACTATCATCATTGTTGATAACTATATGAATAAGACATTAGCGAATATTCTTGAGAATCCTTTAGTCGCGATTCTTGTGAGAAGCGGCAAGGAGTCGTATCAAATCAAAGGTAGGTGCAGTTATTTAAATTCAGGGCCTCTATATGAAGACGCCAGGAAATGGATGAAATCGATGGGAGAAAAGTATCCCGCTAAGGGAGCGCTCAAAATAGAAATAGAAGAAATTTTTGATGCGAACAGCGGTTCTGGCGCGGGTGAGAAAATAGAATAG